The following proteins are co-located in the Gigantopelta aegis isolate Gae_Host chromosome 5, Gae_host_genome, whole genome shotgun sequence genome:
- the LOC121373390 gene encoding glycoprotein-N-acetylgalactosamine 3-beta-galactosyltransferase 1-like has product MKRYWLLYGCLLLVVLFSFIWYSMVTLQQASHHIEGQSLGERILNKMSPIHPTVQFTEPLVSHDDKSLLIDETLVKVKLKGIRVFCFITSQEKSLATKVVAVNETWSRRCDGKVFVATTKRVYPGVIDFKVPDGRAHLTEKTIAALRYLYTNHLSGYDWFLKADDDVYIIMENLKYLLSHYNHREPVYLGHLFKKYSKWGYMSGGASYLLSREALRMVVEKGYNVQGKCAKTGTDEDVELGHCLHAVGITVHDTRDQFNRETFHPFSASNHIIGPIPNGLPDWDRHPTRVGHECCSQLTISFHYTDPSLMRIMEFLLYRTSVYGRLPNFNAMKNFFKIGTVPPLNV; this is encoded by the exons ATGAAGCGCTACTGGCTTCTGTATGGATGTCTTCTTCTTGTAGTGCTTTTCTCCTTCATCTGGTACTCAATGGTCACTCTACAGCAGGCTTCAC ATCATATTGAAGGACAATCTCTCGGTGAGAgaatattgaacaaaatgtcGCCTATCCATCCTACAGTCCAATTCACTGAGCCACTTGTGTCACATGACGACAAATCAC tactAATAGACGAAACCCTGGTGAAGGTGAAACTAAAGGGTATCCGAGTGTTTTGCTTCATCACGAGTCAGGAAAAGAGTTTGGCCACTAAAGTCGTGGCTGTCAATGAGACTTGGAGTAGAAGATGTGATGGCAAGGTGTTTGTGGCAACCACTAAGAGAGTTTACCCAG GTGTGATTGACTTTAAAGTCCCTGATGGCCGGGCCCACTTGACGGAGAAGACGATAGCGGCGCTGAGATACCTGTAcacgaaccacctcagtggctACGACTGGTTCCTCAAGGCTGACGACGATGTCTACATTATCATGGAGAACCTCAAGTATCTGTTGTCGCACTACAACCACCGGGAGCCAGTCTATCTGGGACACCTCTTCAAGAAGTACAGCAAGTGGGGGTACATGTCGGGTGGCGCCAGTTACCTCCTCAGTCGGGAAGCCCTCAGGATGGTTGTCGAGAAAGGTTACAATGTTCAG GGCAAGTGTGCGAAGACCGGAACGGACGAAGACGTGGAACTAGGTCATTGTCTTCACGCGGTGGGGATCACAGTGCATGACACGCGTGACCAGTTCAACCGCGAAACCTTCCACCCGTTTAGTGCGAGTAACCACATCATTGGACCCATCCCTAATGGACTGCCGGACTGGGATAGACATCCAACCAGAGTG gGACATGAGTGCTGCAGTCAGCTGACCATCTCGTTCCACTACACCGACCCCAGCCTGATGCGCATCATGGAGTTTCTGCTCTATCGAACAAGCGTTTACGGGCGATTGCCCAATTTTAATGCAATGAAGAACTTCTTTAAGATTGGCACTGTACCACCCTTAAATGTATGA